Within the Flavobacterium sp. CG_23.5 genome, the region TGTACAATATTTAAAAGCACGAGAAACACTTTTGCAGCTAAATAATAAAAAAGTATGTTATTGTCGAGAAAAGGACTTAATAGCTGACTTTGTGACGAATGCACGAGAATTCAGTCCTACCCTTTTAGATAATTTCACTGAAGAAACAAAAGTTATCGCAGGGAAATGGGAAAATTATATTGAACAACGCGAAGTAATTTTAAAAAAATTAGAAGATGAAAATAGCTATTTCATAGACAAAATGGTTAAGGAAAACATTTTACCAATGCAAGATGGGGAATTGTTAGCCAAAAAATTTATGACGATGAGTAGATTTGAACGAAGAGTATTAGCCAACAACTTATTCGAGTTAGTCACTAAATATGAAAATGAAAAAGATTTTCTTGCTAGACGTTTTACAGTGTTCAACGGAGTTGCATTTCTTTTTATTTATTATCCAATAGAACGAACTCAAAAAGAAATTGATCAAATACTCTTATATGCACAGCAATTATATGCATACTATAAAAATACTGATCAAATTGTATTACTCGCAGCCTCAAAAGGGATAAAGGAATGGAAATTTGGGCTTTTTCAATCAACTGAAATAACACAAGACTCAGAAAAATACTTGAAAGCTTTGTCCAAACAATTAGGATGGTTTCAAAACGAGAAAAAATCAGAATCGATTATAAGCGAATATAAAAACATATAGGTTTAGCTGCTTACAGGGGTTCTCCTATATATTGGGGTTTTTAGTGGAATTACCGTTTCGCAGTGATGTCCACAATAAGTCGAAAATACTTGAATTAAGCATGACAGATCATCTCAAACAGGAAAAACCTTATGGGATAAGTGCTCGGAAAAACATAGTTAACTACAAACATTAAAGCGATCAAATATGGCAATGATTACATTAACTCAAGTTACAATAGATAAGTATAAGAGTATTCAAAAAAAACAAGTTGTCGAGATTGATCCGGCAATCACAACTATTGTCGGTATGAATGAAGCAGGAAAGACTTCTTTTCTAACCGCAATTGCAAAAACTAATTACTTTACTGTAGATTCGGATTTTGAATTTGACATGACACAAGATTATCCAAGAAATGAGTTAATTGATTTTCAACATGGAGATGAAGATTCTGATATCATTACTTGTAAATATGAGATTTCTGCAGAACTTTTAAAAGAGATTGAAGATGAATTTGGGGTAGGAGTCTTTACAGTTAAAGAATTTAGCTACACAGTTCACTATAAGGCTGAGGCAAATTCATTTTCTGGAGTTACTGCTAACCTCAAAAAATTTCTTGAGTTAGAGGTAGAAAAATATGAATTGTCAGCTGAAACAAAAGAAATTATTAAAAAGCTTTCTGCTTTAGATGAAGTAGAAAAGATTGTTGGTATTGAAGCAGACGAGGATCTTCCTGTTTTTAAAAAGGAAGTTAAAAAGATTATTGATGGAGCATATCCTAAATGGGGTAATGATCTTGCTGGGTATATTGGTAAAAAATGGATTAAAGCTAAGATGCCAAAATTTTGGTATTTTGATGATTATTATCCGCTAAGAGGTAAAATCAACATTAATACTTTAATTAATCAGCCACCGACAAATGAAAAAGATAAAACTTCGAAAGCATTATTTGAATTGGCAAGAATAAAACCTGAAGATATTCTAAATGCAACTGAACAAGAATATGAAAAATACATAGCTCTTTTAGAAGCTTCCTCCAACAAAATTACTGCAGAAATTTTTAAATATTGGTCTACAAATAAAAATCTTGATATAGAGTTCAAAATTCAAAATACAACTAATATACAAGGTCAGCCCGAAAAAATTCTAGATATACGGGTTAAAAATCAACGACACAAAATTACATTGCCTTTAGACAGAAGAAGTAAAGGATTTAATTGGTTCTTTTCTTTTATTATTTGGTTTAGCAAAATTCAAGCTGATAAAAATTCAGATTATATTTTGTTACTCGACGAACCAGGTTTGAATTTACATGCGTCCGCGCAAGCTGATTTACTAGGTTTCTTTCATGATTTGTCAAAAAAATATCAAATAATTTATACAACTCATTCTCCATTTATGGTCGAAACTGAGCATTTAGATCGAG harbors:
- a CDS encoding AAA family ATPase, which encodes MAMITLTQVTIDKYKSIQKKQVVEIDPAITTIVGMNEAGKTSFLTAIAKTNYFTVDSDFEFDMTQDYPRNELIDFQHGDEDSDIITCKYEISAELLKEIEDEFGVGVFTVKEFSYTVHYKAEANSFSGVTANLKKFLELEVEKYELSAETKEIIKKLSALDEVEKIVGIEADEDLPVFKKEVKKIIDGAYPKWGNDLAGYIGKKWIKAKMPKFWYFDDYYPLRGKININTLINQPPTNEKDKTSKALFELARIKPEDILNATEQEYEKYIALLEASSNKITAEIFKYWSTNKNLDIEFKIQNTTNIQGQPEKILDIRVKNQRHKITLPLDRRSKGFNWFFSFIIWFSKIQADKNSDYILLLDEPGLNLHASAQADLLGFFHDLSKKYQIIYTTHSPFMVETEHLDRVRTCFETEDGTIISDSIQEKDPNTLFPLQAALGYDIAQNLFVSKNNLLVEGPADLIYLTVISSLLEGEKRTFLNENITIVPVGGLDKVTTFISLLRGSKLNVGCLLDTFTDQKGKQKVEDLVMHKIIKDKNIRFFNEFTDNGKSVADIEDLFDKEEYLNLFNLAFDKEHPEIKLADLDTSLDTILKQINKVIKKSRFNHYRPANKLNQLGIDENYLKPATLDRFEKMFTEINKLF